In a genomic window of Drosophila takahashii strain IR98-3 E-12201 chromosome 3L, DtakHiC1v2, whole genome shotgun sequence:
- the LOC108054172 gene encoding TBC1 domain family member 13, producing the protein MSIFKARVKEFEDVLAAPQDVIDLKELRKLAFNGVPDVQSFRALSWKLLLGYLGPRRSSWTTTLAQKRALYKQFIEELVLPPGHSSNGGCADGGDGDKVDSGGVGLQDHPLSEGPESAWNTFFNDNEFLLQIDKDVRRLCPDISFFQQPTDYPCEIVVHSKGEHGRRLHERVVPAVLSSANVERKGLGMTKINLITKRSVENYAAMEEGQEAHWEVVQRILFIYAKLNPGQGYVQGMNEIVGPIYYVMASDPDLSYRAHAEADCFFCFTALMSEIRDFFIKTLDDAEGGIKFMMARLSNMLKSKDLNIYELLKSQELHPQYYSFRWLTLLLSQEFPLPDVLRIWDSVFADEQRFDFLIKICCSMILIQREAILENDFASNVKLLQNYPPIDINVVITHAGSLA; encoded by the exons ATGTCTATTTTCaaggcgcg AGTTAAGGAATTTGAGGATGTTTTGGCGGCGCCGCAGGATGTGATTGACCTGAAGGAGCTGAGGAAACTCGCTTTCAATG GTGTGCCCGATGTGCAGAGTTTTCGAGCCCTCAGCTGGAAGCTCCTACTGGGCTATTTGGGCCCGAGGCGCAGCAGTTGGACCACGACCTTGGCCCAGAAGCGAGCCCTGTACAAGCAGTTCATCGAGGAGCTCGTCCTGCCACCGGGGCACTCGAGCAACGGAGGCTGCGCCGACGGGGGAGATGGGGACAAAGTCGATTCGGGGGGCGTTGGCCTGCAAGATCATCCGCTGAGCGAGGGACCCGAGAGCGCCTGGAACACGTTCTTCAACGACAACGAGTTCCTGCTGCAGATCGACAAGGATGTGCGGCGCCTGTGCCCGGACATATCCTTCTTCCAGCAGCCCACCGATTATCCCTGCGAGATTGTCGTTCACAGCAAGGGGGAACACGGACGAAGGCTTCACGAACGGGTGGTTCCCGCCGTGCTCAGCTCGGCGAATGTGGAACGCAAGGGCCTGGGCATGACCAAG ATAAATTTGATCACTAAACGGTCCGTGGAGAACTATGCCGCCATGGAGGAGGGTCAAGAGGCCCACTGGGAGGTTGTGCAACGCATTCTGTTCATCTACGCCAAACTGAATCCCGGCCAGGGATATGTTCAGGGTATGAACGAGATTGTGGGGCCCATTTACTACGTAATGGCCTCCGATCCAGATCTCTCGTATCGAGCCCACGCCGAGGCTGATTGCTTCTTCTGTTTCACCGCCCTGATGAGCGAAATACGAGACTTTTTTATCAAAACCCTCGATGATGCGGAGGGCGGCATCAAGTTCATGATGGCCAGGCTATCGAATATGCTAAAATCAAAGGACCTGAACATTTACGAGCTGCTCAAGAGCCAGGAACTGCATCCGCAATACTATAGCTTCAGGTGGCTCACACTACTTCTCTCGCAGGAGTTTCCACTGCCCGATGTGCTGCGCATTTGGGACTCTGTATTTGCGGACGAACAGCGCTTCGATTTCCTGATTAAAATATGCTGTTCCATGATATT AATCCAAAGGGAAGCCATTTTGGAAAACGACTTTGCCTCGAATGTGAAACTGCTGCAAAACTATCCGCCTATTGATATTAATGTTGTGATTACGCATGCCGGTTCGCTGGCGTAG
- the S-Lap2 gene encoding cytosol aminopeptidase, translating to MFRFSRNAISRACRLAIRRPEVIRHRRYASQAINQMLQLQQMEICADPPSRGLVVGVYADEEDKNDAGILTPTGWKYNVQKTHGRLLEVLRMSGPMPKRGETRLLFAVEPERVPYYSAVAVIGLGKECLGYNPYEVLDEQKEAIRRSVADACRILAELDTDRIEVENCGHAESAAEGAALGIWIYQELRDPKRRISVPSIDLYATKDEICDIEGWRIGLQKAAAQNLTRQLQEMPSNLLTPTAFAQNVVEVLCKSGVNVEVKVEGWAESQSMHAFLAVGKASCEPPIFLELSYYGTCAEERPIVLVGQGVTFDAGGLCLKEKQELFHMKGDMTGAAVVVATCRAVAGLRLPVNIRGLIPLCENVIGCNSFRPGDMVKSMNGKTIEVQCTDHEDVLVLADALLYGQNFCPKCIIDIGTCSGYMRQALDEAACGVFTNSEILWQQIKHASMHTGDRVWRFPLWNYYSKAVRAGGRSDVQNYGIGRGGRPCKAAAFLREFVPCGQWMHIDATNVMITRGDEFEYLRQGMAGRPTRTLIEFIAQSICKDTAPKLNK from the exons ATGTTTCGGTTCTCGCGCAACGCAATATCCCGTGCCTGCAGGCTCGCCATCCGCCGGCCGGAGGTGATTCGCCATCGTAGGTACGCCTCGCAGGCGATTAACCAaatgctgcagctgcagcagatgGAGATCTGCGCGGATCCTCCGTCGCGCGGCCTCGTCGTAGGAGTCTACGCAGATGAGGAGGACAAGAACGATGCCGGCATCCTGACGCCCACCGGCTGGAAGTACAATGTCCAGAAGACGCATGGCCGGTTGCTGGAGGTGCTCCGGATGTCGGGACCCATGCCCAAGAGGGGCGAGACCCGCCTTCTGTTCGCCGTTGAGCCGGAGCGAGTTCCCTACTATTCAGCGGTGGCGGTTATCGGCCTGGGCAAGGAATGCCTGGGCTACAATCCCTACGAGGTCCTGGACGAGCAGAAGGAGGCCATCCGGCGCTCGGTGGCGGATGCCTGCAGGATTCTCGCCGAGCTGGACACCGACCGCATCGAGGTGGAGAACTGTGGTCATGCTGAGTCTGCCGCGGAGGGAGCTGCCTTGGGGATTTGGATTTACCAGGAACTGCGTGATCCCAAGCGTCGGATTTCGGTGCCCTCCATCGATTTGTATGCCACCAAGGATGAGATCTGCGACATTGAAGGATGGCGCATTGGGCTGCAAAAGGCCGCTGCCCAGAACCTGACCCGCCAGCTGCAGGAGATGCCCTCCAACTTGCTGACCCCCACTGCCTTTGCACAGAATGTCGTCGAGGTGCTCTGTAAATCCGGCGTGAACGTGGAGGTCAAGGTCGAGGGTTGGGCGGAGAGCCAGTCGATGCACGCCTTCTTGGCGGTGGGAAAGGCCTCTTGCGAGCCACCCATCTTCTTGGAGCTTAGCTACTATGGAACCTGTGCCGAGGAACGTCCCATTGTCCTGGTTGGCCAGGGAGTGACTTTCGATGCGGGTGGCTTGTGCTTAAAGGAAAAACAGGAGCTCTTCCACATGAAGGGGGATATGACTGGAGCGGCTGTGGTGGTGGCCACCTGTCGGGCTGTGGCTGGCTTGAGATTGCCT GTCAATATCCGCGGCCTAATCCCTCTGTGTGAGAACGTTATTGGATGCAACTCCTTCCGTCCGGGCGACATGGTAAAGTCCATGAACGGCAAGACCATCGAGGTGCAGTGTACAGATCACGAAGATGTTTTGGTGCTGGCGGATGCCCTGCTGTATGGCCAGAATTTCTGTCCCAAGTGCATCATAGACATTGGCACCTGCTCGGGATATATGCGACAAGCGTTGGATGAGGCAGCCTGTGGTGTGTTTACCAACTCTGAGATCCTGTGGCAGCAGATCAAGCACGCTAGTATGCACACTGGTGACCGCGTATGGCGTTTCCCCCTGTGGAACTACTACAGCAAGGCGGTACGTGCTGGAGGTCGCAGTGATGTCCAGAACTACGGCATTGGCCGTGGTGGACGTCCCTGCAAAGCAGCCGCCTTCCTCCGTGAATTCGTGCCCTGCGGACAGTGGATGCACATT GACGCCACCAATGTGATGATCACTCGCGGCGATGAGTTTGAGTATCTGCGACAGGGGATGGCCGGGCGGCCAACGAGGACACTCATCGAGTTTATTGCGCAGTCCATATGCAAGGATACGGCGCCCAAGCTAAACAAGTGA